A genomic segment from Rhizoctonia solani chromosome 11, complete sequence encodes:
- a CDS encoding ARID/BRIGHT DNA binding domain, whose protein sequence is MNNMNNDLAKQMSLLTAAGRLRATSASGQQQQAMRNGMAPPVPPNVPGDKQRAQFLAMLTQVLAQRGIALPPFVSGQPNPAYSPDTGPLKNVQPASDNRLGALRLPGAVPGRTGDIDLFKLWSAVTGAGGMQRIQAGGQWDAVANHIGFQQSPQVPGQLPQLYFLVLAPLEEHMKRTAQAKQAQMLAQQQQQQQQQNLTPAQLHQQQQQGMGVTGMQNPGMVNPALGAMQNSALGGMQNSMQNNMGNPALGAMQNPALGAAGLGVASMANPALNGMQNPAAALGGMQNPAAALGGMQNPAALGGMQNPTIGGVMQNNLAGGVMQNNLTGLGAMQMTPAQMHQQQNNTAATYARSDARYAKSCFEWSKSGGSTMPPPAPVPVELGGKRKSEPDEDEKRAKLKVGDPAPAAATRRTKIEYVPLRLDVETWVDVLWMG, encoded by the exons ATGAACAACATGAACAATGATCTGGCGAAGCAAATGTCGCTGCTCACTGCTGCGGGACGACTACGTGCGACTTCTGCGAGCGGACAGCAACAACAAGCGATGCGTAACGGAATGGCTCCCCCCGTACCACCCAATGTACCGGGCGACAAGCAACGCGCACAGTTTCTCGCCATGCTTACTCAGGTCCTGGCGCAGCGCGGCATTGCACTGCCTCCGTTTGTCAGCGGCCAGCCCAACCCCGCCTATAGCCCCGACACCGGTCCACTCAAGAACGTCCAGCCTGCGTCCGACAACAGACTCGGTGCCCTGCGGCTGCCCGGGGCAGTCCCTGGACGCACCGGGGACATCGACTTGTTCAAGCTCTGGAGTGCAGTCACGGGTGCGGGTGGCATGCAGCGA ATCCAAGCTGGAGGCCAGTGGGATGCTGTTGCGAATCATATCGGATTCCAGCAGTCGCCCCAAGTCCCAGGGCAGCTCCCTCAGCTCTACTTTCTTGTGCTCGCGCCACTCGAGGAGCATATGAAG CGTACTGCACAAGCAAAGCAAGCCCAGATGCTCGctcaacagcaacaacagcaacagcaacagaaTTTAACGCCCGCTCAGCTACaccagcaacaacaacagggCATGGGTGTCACTGGCATGCAGAACCCCGGTATGGTCAACCCTGCTCTCGGGGCCATGCAAAACTCGGCTCTCGGAGGCATGCAAAACTCCATGCAGAACAACATGGGCAACCCTGCGCTCGGGGCAATGCAGAACCCTGCACTGGGCGCTGCTGGCCTGGGTGTGGCCAGTATGGCAAACCCCGCATTGAACGGGATGCAAAACCCCGCCGCGGCGCTTGGAGGAATGCAGAATCCAGCGGCCGCACTAGGGGGCATGCAAAATCCCGCGGCGCTTGGGGGCATGCAGAACCCTACGATCGGAGGCGTCATGCAGAACAACCTCGCTGGCGGGGTCATGCAGAACAACTTGACTGGGCTCGGAGCGATGCAGATGACTCCGGCGCAAATGCACCAGCAACAAAACAACACAGCCGCCACTTACGCCCGCTCAGATGCACGCTATGCAAAATCCTGCTTCGAATGGTCCAAATCCGG CGGGAGCACGATGCCCCCACCTGCGCCTGTCCCTGTCGAGTTGGGCgggaagaggaagagcgaACCGGACGAGGACGAGAAAAGGGCCAAGCTTAAAGTCGGAG
- a CDS encoding Retrotransposable element Tf2 protein: MEPEPSTSALLEAITALTATVGSLQAQITSQGQQLIELKAICKETADLLGDKDQGAPQAQPGPSTGPVTPPTHLGGEAHTPGTVRPGLKAPFRPSRGTGFDSEDEEEPRRPKKEPQGTPARHLGSLTPFDAGSRDKRPPNGLTDRMMLWVALHRDQFDEEEQMVVWILYHMEDKAADWALPIIGAIIKGEGNPPTTIQALTGKFKEAFADPNAKRAAARKIAALSQTTTTSKYVTEFRNLMAELDWNKEAYIAQFTRGLHWKVKELLSTKDSVPDELEAIFAASIKIDNIRCENEENRPKKAPAKSPATAATTSTTTTQRVRLSEDPNYVTPEERDRRRASGLCVKCGQKGHGIKQCPNGWKATVKEVAKPLASKLDVHVSDLDFEFVSLALDSNKKPLLYLDLVLHNHPTEPLKTLIDSGATSNFISPAIVEKYKIPKTQLENPRVVRMLDGTISQTGRIWHQVQLAVSANGHFHHIPFLVCPIGNTPAILGMTWLTAEAPLIDWQQGLITFPEQVQIASEEEADPNPLADLPPQYHEFAKVFGEEEFKALPPHREYDISIDLIPDAKLAEKHIDEELATGKIRPSTSSAGAPVMFVKKADGSLRLVVDYRKLNDVTHKNVYPLPRQDDLMAKLRHAKIFTKLDLRWGYNNVRIKEGDEWKTAFRTKYGLFEYLVMPFGLTNAPAAFQHFMNDLFRDLIDVTVVIYLDDILIFSEDPEDHPAHVREVLSRLMKNQLFCKLSKCHFHVTTVDYLGIVISPSGFSMDQRKVEAVTSWPQPRTVKQVQAFLGFVNYLQRFIPNFSSVARPLHNLTKKETPWSWGDLEEAAFQELKTLVTQSPVLIHSNPKLPYYLETDALGVAMGAILSQRGPDNWLHPIAYMSKSFLGAEANYDTHDKELLAIIKALEEWRIFLEATDKPVQVFTDHRNLEYWMQARTFNRRHARWRIFLSNFNFEIHYRPGKQSGKPDALSRRSDYVDAPPDPEVMLPSEVFANTSEAELKIFLTEDADNAPPSIRKAYRDYDWEEDLLWYRGKLVVPDLEILKERLLREFHDSPLAGHPGQQRTLELSRNYWWPGMKSSAKEWVECCPTCQANRRAHAPVIALKPLDVPPYPFHTISYDFITGFPKSNGHDAILVVIDSFSKFGHFIPTTKKVTSKGLADLFISQVGTTFTGKFLRALYQRLGVKPSFSSAYHPESDGQTERVNQFIEFYLRSYVAADHSDWASWLPLAEYAYNNAKHSATGKTPFELVYG; this comes from the exons atggaaccagagccgtccacttccgctctccttgaggctatcacagccctcaccgccacagttgggtccttgcaggcccaaatcacttctcaaggccaacagctcatcgagctcaaagccatatgcaaggaaaccgcggACCTCCTCGGGGACAAAGATCAGGGAGCcccccaagcccagcctggcccatcgactgggcctgtcactcctcccacccacttgggaggagaagcccacactccaggcacggttaggcctggactcaaggcccctttccgGCCTTCAAGGGGAACAGGTTTCGATtcggaagacgaggaagaaccaaggcgacctaaaaaggagcctcaaggaacgcctgcAAGGCATTTagggtccctcaccccctttgatgcGGGGTCTA GGGACAAAaggccacccaatggctTGACAGAcagaatgatgctctgggttgccctCCACCGCGACCAATTCGACGAAGAAGAACAGATGGTCGtctggatcctctaccacatggaGGACAAAGCAGCagactgggcgctccccatcattggagCTATCATTAAGGGTGAGGGGAatccccccaccaccatccaggccttgacaggcaaattcaaggaggcctttgCCGACCCCAACGCCAAGCGGGCtgccgccaggaagattgcggCGCTCTCCCAaactaccaccacctccaaatacgtcacggagttccgtAATCTTATGGCGGAACtcgactggaacaaggaggcctacATCGCGCAATTCACGCggggcctccactggaaggttaaGGAATTGCTGTCAACCAAGGACAGCGTCCCTGACGAACTCGAGGCAATTTTCGCGGCCTCAATAaagattgacaacatccgctgcgaaaatgaggagaatcGGCCAAAGAAGGCtcccgccaagtccccggccactgCGGCTACTACTTCCACTACaaccactcaacgggtccgcctctcagaggaccctaaTTACGTcacaccggaagaaagggaccgtcGCCGCGCATCTGGcctctgtgtcaagtgcggccaaaaggggcatggtATCAAACAGTGTCCcaacggctggaaggctaccgtCAAGGAAGTAGCTAAG cccctggccTCGAAATTAGATGTACATGTATCAGATTTGGATTTTGAATTTGTTTCTCTAGCTCtggactcaaataaaaaaccttTATTATATCTTGATCTGGTCTTGCATAACCACCCGACGGAACCTCTCAAAACCCTGATAGACTCTGGCGCAACATCCAACTTCATATCACCCGCCATAGttgaaaaatacaaaatcccaaaaacccaactcgaaaatccacgagttgtgagaatgttagatggtaccatttcccagactggtcgcatatggcaccaggttcaactcgcggtctcggccaatggccatttcCACCACATtccttttcttgtttgcccaataggcaacacaccggcaatacttggcatgacatggttaacggcagaagctcctctcatcgactggcaacaggggctaatcacattccctgaacaagttcaaattgcctccgaggaagaagcagacccaaACCCCTTAGCAGACCTCCCTCctcaataccatgagtttgctaaggtctttggcgaagaagagtttaaggccctccctccacatagggagtatgacatctccatagaccttatcccagatgccaaact CGCTGAAaaacacattgatgaggaattggcaacgggcaagatccgccctagcaCTTCCTccgcaggcgccccggttatgtttgtcaaaaaggcagatggatcccTTAGATTGGTggttgattacaggaagctgaatgaTGTCACCCAtaaaaacgtctacccactCCCCAGACAggacgacctcatggccaagttAAGGCATGCCAAGATATTCACCAAGTtggacttacgctggggctacaacaacgtacgcatcaaggaaggagacgaatggaaaacggcctttagaaccaaatacggcctctttgaatacctagtcatgcccttcggcctcaccaacgcccctgcagcgttccaacacttcatgaacgacctATTCCGGGATCTGATTGACGTTACCGTGGTAATATACCTAGATGATATCCTCATTTTCTCAGAAGATCCAGAGGACCACCCGGCTCATGTCAGAGAAGTGTTGTCACGACttatgaagaaccagctTTTCTGCAAGCTATCAAagtgtcacttccacgtcacgaCGGTCGATTACCTTGGGATTGTTATATCCCCATCAGGCttttccatggaccagaggaAGGTAGAGgcagtcacgtcatggcctCAGCCCAGAACggtcaaacaagtccaggcaTTCTTAGGCTTTGTCAATTATCTCCAACGGTttattcccaacttcagctctgTCGCACGACCCTtgcacaacctcaccaaaaaggaaaccccttggtcatggggagacctagaggaagcagcCTTCCAAGAGTTAAAAACCCTAGTTACCCAGTCCCCGGTTCtgatccactccaaccccaaGCTTCCCTATTACCTGGAAACGGACGCGTTGGGAGTAGCTATGGGTGCCATCTTAAGCCAAAGAGGCCCAGATAATTGGTTACATcccattgcctatatgtccaagtcatttTTGGGAGCGGAAGCTaattacgacacccacgataaagagctcctggctatcattaaggcattggaggaatggaggatattcttggaggcaacggacaaaccggTACAAGTGTTCACGGACCATCGGAATctagaatactggatgcaggcacgaaCATTCAACAGAAGGCATGCGcgatggcgtattttcctgagcaacttcaactttgaaatccactatcgccccgggaaacaatcaggaaagccagacgcGTTATCCAGGAGATCAGATTACGTAGACGCTCCCCCAGacccagaagtcatgctgccatcagaggtctttgccaacacatcagAAGCGGAACTCaagatt ttcctgacagaagacgCAGACAACGCACCCCCgtcaatcaggaaagcaTATAGGgattatgattgggaagaggacctacTGTGGTACCGTGGAAAATTAGTGGTCCCAGATTTGGAAATCTTGAAGGAACGCTTGCTTagagaattccatgactcacCCCTGGCTGGGCACCCTGGACAACAACGTACCCTGGAACTAAGtcgtaactactggtggccaggtaTGAAGTCCtctgccaaagaatgggtagaatgctgtCCAACATGTCAGGCTAATCGTCGAGCCCACGCcccggtcattgcccttaaacCCTTGGACGTTCCCCCTTACCCGtttcacaccatctcctatgaTTTCATCACAGGGTTTCCCAAGTCAAACGGCCACGACGCAATCCtggtagtcattgactccttctcaaaGTTTGGGCATTTTatcccaactaccaagaaaGTCACATCCAAAGGCCTAGCGGATTTATTCATCTCACAGGt GGGAACTACGTTCACGggaaaattcctaagggcactttaccaacgccttggggtAAAACCGTCcttctcatcagcctaccacccagagTCAGACGGCCAGACAGAAAGGgtaaaccagttcattgagttctacctaaggTCGTATGTTGCAGCAGACCACTCGGACTGGGCCTCCTGGCTACCATTAGCAGAGTACGCCTATAACAATGCAAAACACTCCGCCACCgggaaaaccccctttgagttAGTATACGGTTGA
- a CDS encoding cytochrome P450 family protein yields the protein MFIETTQISGAHCCAAAGVLLITYYVVPYLLDPHNYRRRFSGPWLASFTGSWLANSATSGRHYQNLLELHNKYGCVWTFEWYTQAEFYDAFHNGKEDIFNSREKAIHTMKRKRIANIFSPQNIVAFEPRVRVHIRRLCAQLDMRCKQAFMGNSGFNWVAKDGRAVINSSLQFAYLTFDIISDLALGLPFGMVEGQKDSTPAFLSLTSKKNKMLLYGTPWHIPDLIVRRNFLKTVKAAVNARVSRIEREGQSDKERGVDLLDKLFEALVTLGAGSDTTANSLAAMSYYIASNSEIKRKLQQELDLIDMDSVVDQDDLDEDQSGHAIPRFEQVKNLPYLNACVKETLRLYSTVGAGLPRVVPEGKNLTIAGQTFNAGSVISISSYCTNRSSVWGSDAEAYRPERWLEDESASLNKYFVAFSTGPRGCVGRNLANMNLLLIASAFFRRYDIDLATPATKLVVDEGFVRNVTDCEVSIKPRV from the exons ATGTTTATCGAGACCACCCAAATCTCAGGTGCTCACTGCTGCGCTGCTGCGGGAGTCCTGCTG ATCACATACTATGTTGTTCCCTACTTGCTCGATCCCCACAACTACCGACGCAGattttctggtccatggcTCGCATCCTTCACTGGCTCGTGGTTAGCGAATAGTGCTACTTCCGGCAGACACTACCAGAATCTTCTCGAGCTCCATAACAAGTATG GTTGTGTATGGACATTCGAGTGGTACACTCAAGCCGAGTTTTATGACGCTTTTCACAATGGCAAAGAGGATATTTTCAATTCGCGAGAGAAGGCCATCCATACCA TGAAGCGCAAGCGTATTGCAAATATATTCAGTCCCCAGAATATCGTGGCCTTTGAGCCTCGCGTACGGGTACACATTCGAAGGCTCTGTGCTCAATTAGACATGCGATGCAAGCAGGCCTTTATGGGCAATTCAGGATTCAACTGGGTTGCCAAAGATGGCCGAGCAGTCATCAATAGCTCCCTAC AGTTCGCCTATCTAACGTTCGATATAATTAGCGACTTGGCtctgggattgccttttgggATGGTAGAAGGACAGAAAGATTCGACCCCCGCCTTTTTATCGCTCACCTCAAAGAAGAAC AAAATGCTTCTCTACGGTACTCCTTGGCATATTCCTGACCTAATCGTTCGCCGTAACTTTCTCAAGACGGTCAAGGCCGCGGTCAACGCGCGAGTTTCCAGGATCGAGAGAGAAGGACAATCAGATAAAGAGCGTGGCGTGGACTTGCTAGATAAATTGTTCGAG GCCCTCGTGACTCTTGGCGCCGGGAGCGATACGACGGCCAA CTCCCTAGCTGCTATGTCTTACTATATTGCCTCGAACTCTGAGATCAAGAGGAAGCTTCAACAGGAGCTCGACTTGATTGATATGGACTCGGTTGTAGATCAGGATGATCTCGATGAAGATCAATCAGGCCACGCCATCCCTAGATTTGAACAGGTCAAGAATTTGCCTTACCTTAATGCGTGTGTAAAGGAGACTCTGCGTCTCTACTCAACAGTGGGCGCTGGACTTCCGCGGGTTGTGCCGGAAGGGAAGAATCTGACGATTGCTGGCCAGACGTTCAACGCGGGAAGTGTCATTAGTATATCCTCCTACTGCACCAACAGATCCAGTGTGTGGGGATCTGATGCCGAGGCATACAGGCCGGAACGCTGGCTAGAAGATGAATCTGCATCGTTGAACAAGTATTTTGTGGCATTTTCGACTGGTCCTCG TGGCTGCGTTGGCCGTAACCTAGCAAACATGAATCTCCTGCTAATCGCTTCAGCATTTTTCCGTCGATACGATATTGACTTAGCCACTCCTGCCACCAAG CTCGTGGTAGATGAAGGGTTCGTAAGGAACGTAACGGATTGTGAGGTTTCGATCAAGCCAAGGGTTTGA
- a CDS encoding Transposon Tf2-7 polyprotein has protein sequence MERSGGSPKDEQGKDDGKQRDNTGILNWRKGLLDGKNVELRTNSNKLDPKRLGPFEITEKISSHAYRLKLPETLKIHDVFYVGLLSKAHKSPSQPFPERPPPETIEGEEEYEVEQIIDSKRQKGKWFYLIKWKGQEEIKRFNQARLRKARDAAKSL, from the exons atggaaagaagcggaGGCAGCCCTaaggatgagcaaggaaaggaTGACGGGAAACAAAGGGACAATACCGGAATACTCAATTGGAGAAAAGGTCTGCTGGACGGGAAGAACGTGGAACTGAggacaaactccaacaagctaGATCCCAAAAGACTAGGACCATTCGAGATCACGGAAAAGATCTCCAGTCACGCATACCGCCTGAAACTTCCAGAAACCCTGAAGATCCACGAtgtgttctatgtaggatTGCTGTCCAAAGCGcacaaatccccaagtcaaccatttcccgagagaccccctcctgaaacaatagaaggggaagaagagtacgaagttgaacaaatcatcGACTCGAAACGCCAgaaagggaaatggttctacctgatcaaatggaaggg ccaagaagagatcaagcgtttcaaccaagctagactcagaaaggctcgtgacgccgccaagagcctttaa